The genomic segment TTCAGAAATAATATGTCCACGTGCCTCTAACATCGTCTTGAGAGTAAGTTGATTTATTGGCTGTCGGATATTTAGTTTAACACGAGCCATGAATTGCTCCTCTTTAATCTTTTATAAACAGACTACCTATAATAGTATAATACATACCAACAAAAACCATAAACTAAAAAATATCTATCTTTTTATATAAATATTATGTCGGACAATTATAACGAAAATATAAAAAATCCTTTTTCATGGTGGGATTCTGTCCGTGAAGTTTTTTTTATGTCCTGGCCAATTGTATTAGGTTCACTCTCATACACGGTCATGGAGTTCTGCGATAAATGGATGGTTTCACGGTTAGGAACAATACCATTAGCAGCAGTCGGTTCAGCTGGAATATGGTCTTATACATTAAGCACCTTATTATTAGGTATCGTAGGTTGTTCAGGAACTTTTGTTGCTCAGTCATATGGTCGCCAGCAATGGAAAGATTGCTCAAGATATACCTGGCAAGGAATATACTTGGCATTAGGGTCAATTTTACTTGCAGGTATTCTTGGGCTCATCTCCGAACCTCTTTTCCTCCTCATGAAACATAGTCCTGAGGTAACGCGTCAGGAGTTAATTTATTTCCGTATACGACTTTTAGGTTATCCTCCGATGGCAATGGGCTCTGCATTAGCTTCATTTTTCCCTTCAATTAGTAAACCACGGATACCAATGTACTCTGCAATATTAGGAAACATCTTAAATTTATTGCTTAACTATCTCCTGATTTTCGGCAAGTTTGGTTTTCCTCGGTTGGAAATTGCAGGTGCAAGTTTAGCAACGATTATTTCCCAGTGGGTTCAGACCTTATTCCTTTTTATTCTATTTATCCAACCTTCTATTCATCGAACTTATGGAACCCGAACATATCGACGATTCGACTATCGGCGAATGAAAGAATTAATTCGCATAGGTATTCCCGCTGGTTTGAGTATGTTCTTAGATATTTGTAATTGGAGTATCTTTACCAGTTTTATCATCGGCAGATTTGGGGCTGTACCGCTCGCTGCTCATAATATTGCGATTAGCTTCATGCACTTATGTTTCATGCCTGCTGTAGCAGTAAGTATTGGTATATCAGCGATTGTAGGTCAATGGCTTGGCAGAAAACAGATTCGAGTAGCACGTCAAAGAGTATATGTTGCTATTTTTTTATGTATTGTGTATATGGCAAGCATGGGGTTGGTCTTTGCTATTTTTGGTGGAAAACTTATTACGTTCATTTTTAGTAAAGACACAGAGGTTATCCATTTCGGACACCAATTACTCATTTTGGCAGCACTATTCCAAGCCTTCGATGCAATTAACATCGTCTGTTTAGGTGCATTACGTGGAGCAGGTGATACCAAATGGGTTATGTGGGCTATGGTACTCAATGCCTATAGTTTCTTTTTACCCCTCTCTATTATTATGGGCTTTGTATTAGGATGGGGGGCTTTAGGTTCATGGATTTCTGCAACAATATATATTTTTGTATTGAGTATCACATTGCTCTACCGATTTATTTCAGGTAAGTGGTCAACAATTGTAATCTTTTCTGAAAATAATGCTTCATCATAAAGCAACCTATAATATTGTTCAATTCTCTTAAGATGAATATAGTCCCCTATGTAATGTATTATTTCTATGAAATTTAAACGTTTAATTTTGAAATAGGATTCGCATTGATTGGAATTGATAAACGAGTAAATAATATAAAGGTAGGATTGTTAATATCCATTTTGTTTTACCTATTCCTGACTGGTTCTATACAGGGTCAGGTTGGAGTAATTCGAGCGGAATTAGAGCAGGGCATCGTTGCAGTGTGCCGTCCTTCATATCAGATTTTTCTTGAATGTTTTGCTATACCTAATAAACCGTTAAGCAAATCATTAACTTCTATTCTTGCGACACCCTCAGATGCTCAAAAATATTCACAACTAAAAAGCTGTGCCATTCCTTTAAATAAAGTTAAATTGTCGTTATACCCTAATATTTTTTGGACTTTATTCAAAGATGACCTAAAAGAATCGGAAGGCTGGACTCATACTGTTCCCAAAGGTTATATGTTTGATTATACCTCATTAAATCTATGGACACTCGCTCTAACAGGCGACACAGGCCATACAGATGAGATTTTAAAATCTCCGAAAAATAAAAAAGTGAAAATACCCTTAAACCAAGAAGAAACTATATTTTTCCCCTCACATTATCTTGTGCCAGAACTAAAAACAAAATTAGTATCAATAAAACCAAAAATCAAGGAACAAAAACAGCCATCATATCCTACATTAGTTCCGTTGGAGGTCGCTGATGAAAAGATAGAAACACAAACACCAATTGAATATAATGGTACAAGTTCAAACGAACTTACTTATGGAAAAGATAGCCAAGGAGAGTATGCAATATACCGTCTAAAACAGGGAGAAACACTTTACCGCATCGTTGCCCGATTCACAGATTACTCTGAAAATGCAGACATTCTAAAAGCATGTGAAATTATCAAAAAACGAAGCAAAATCGTTCAAGAACGCTCATTAGAACCTGGAACAACTATAAAAATACCTTTAGATATGCTTAGCGATAATTATTTGCCAAAATACACAGAGGAACGACGTGTTGCCGAAGAAGTAAAAAAAGAAACAGAACGGTTAAAGAAAAAAACAAAAGATTCCACTGTAAAAACAACCTTAAAAGGGAAAATAGTGATTATCGACCCTGGTCATGGAGGAAAAGACCATGGGGCTCCTTGCTATAAGGCAAAAATATTTGAAGATGAGGTTAATTATGATATTGCATGCAGATTAAAAAAATATCTTGAAGAGAAAACCCAAGCCAAAACCTATATAACTCTTAAAGATAAAAGCCAAGGATTTGAACCGACCAACCAACGAACTTTTATTCACGACACTGATGAATGGGTATTAACAACTCCCCCCTGTAATCCCCAAGATTTTTCATCATCAGCAAATCTTCGGTGGCTTTTGGCAAATAGCATCATGAGGAAAGAAGAAAAGGCAGGGATTTCGAGAGATAAAATGATTTTTATTAGCATCCATTGCGATTTTTTATATAAATCGTCAATGCGAGGATTGATGGTTTATACTCCTGGTGCCAATT from the Candidatus Hydrogenedens sp. genome contains:
- a CDS encoding N-acetylmuramoyl-L-alanine amidase; amino-acid sequence: MIGIDKRVNNIKVGLLISILFYLFLTGSIQGQVGVIRAELEQGIVAVCRPSYQIFLECFAIPNKPLSKSLTSILATPSDAQKYSQLKSCAIPLNKVKLSLYPNIFWTLFKDDLKESEGWTHTVPKGYMFDYTSLNLWTLALTGDTGHTDEILKSPKNKKVKIPLNQEETIFFPSHYLVPELKTKLVSIKPKIKEQKQPSYPTLVPLEVADEKIETQTPIEYNGTSSNELTYGKDSQGEYAIYRLKQGETLYRIVARFTDYSENADILKACEIIKKRSKIVQERSLEPGTTIKIPLDMLSDNYLPKYTEERRVAEEVKKETERLKKKTKDSTVKTTLKGKIVIIDPGHGGKDHGAPCYKAKIFEDEVNYDIACRLKKYLEEKTQAKTYITLKDKSQGFEPTNQRTFIHDTDEWVLTTPPCNPQDFSSSANLRWLLANSIMRKEEKAGISRDKMIFISIHCDFLYKSSMRGLMVYTPGANYRHGTEYIPPMNKGFQYNLYKEWKEYRPKTLTKSQLIKEEARSNTFAQILIKSARRKDIAIHNEGPAIRNVIRKSKRSVFVPAILRNTEIPTKVLIECANLNNPSDLKNSADPVWRQKMAEAIAEAIEQYFEIQ
- a CDS encoding MATE family efflux transporter encodes the protein MSWPIVLGSLSYTVMEFCDKWMVSRLGTIPLAAVGSAGIWSYTLSTLLLGIVGCSGTFVAQSYGRQQWKDCSRYTWQGIYLALGSILLAGILGLISEPLFLLMKHSPEVTRQELIYFRIRLLGYPPMAMGSALASFFPSISKPRIPMYSAILGNILNLLLNYLLIFGKFGFPRLEIAGASLATIISQWVQTLFLFILFIQPSIHRTYGTRTYRRFDYRRMKELIRIGIPAGLSMFLDICNWSIFTSFIIGRFGAVPLAAHNIAISFMHLCFMPAVAVSIGISAIVGQWLGRKQIRVARQRVYVAIFLCIVYMASMGLVFAIFGGKLITFIFSKDTEVIHFGHQLLILAALFQAFDAINIVCLGALRGAGDTKWVMWAMVLNAYSFFLPLSIIMGFVLGWGALGSWISATIYIFVLSITLLYRFISGKWSTIVIFSENNASS